The genomic segment GAATCAACCCATCCTGGATCAAATCCCAATTTTTTCATTACCCTTTCCACAAAGCCCCATTCAACTCTATCGTATGCTTTACTCATATCAAGTTTGATAGCCATGAATCCTTTTTTCCCCACCCTTTTGAGTTTTAGAGTATGTAGGATTTCATACGCAAGTAAGACATTATCTGAAATCAGCCTTCTTGGGACGAAAGCACTTTGAGCTAAATCAATACATTTATGCATTACTCCTCTGAGTCGCCTAGCAATAACTTTCGCTATCAGCTTGTATATCACATTGCATAAGCTAATTGATCTAAACTGGGTAATCCTCGAAGGATTCGGGACTTTTGGGATAAGCACAATGTTTGTTTTATTGATTGAATGTAAATCCATACCTTCATTTAACCTCTGAAGACAAAAATTGGAAACATCTTCTCCAACAATTGGCCAGCACTTCTGATAAAAAAGGACTGGAAAACCATCCTCCCCTGGAGCTTTTGTAGGTCCCATTTCTGAAAGAGCTTCCAGTATTTCTTCCTTCCTGTATCTTGCCTTTAAAGTTTTATTGTCTCCCTCTGTGATACACCCTTCAATTCCTATTAGGATTCTTTCATCATGATTTTGCCCTCCtgtgttaaacaattttttaaaatacattctAGCGATCTCCTCCTTTTCCTTCCACTCGTCTGTCTCCCTTTCATCTTCAAACTGCAACTTATGGATCTGGTTTAGCTTTCTTCTTTGAGTCGCTTGTTTGTGGAAGAAAGCTGTATTTCTATCGCCTAATTATAGCCAATTAATTCGGGCCCTCTGTTCCCAGTAACTCTCTCAtccttttcaatttcaaaattcagCTGGATTTTTGTATTAATAATCTCTGCCAAGTTCTCATCACTTTTGTCGACTTCAAGTAATTCTAGCAGTTTTGAAGTCAAACCCTCTGTTTTCATTTTTCGATTGGATTCTAGCTCCCCACTTCTCCAACTTTTTTTTGAGGATTTCCAACTTGTTCACAAGGTCTCCTGTAGAATTTTCCCAAATTCGTTTAGTTTCGCTAAAGAATGTTTCTTCAAGTACCCACCACGCTTCAAACTTGAATTTTCTTTTAACCGCCTCTCCATTTTTGTAAGCTGTATCTAAAAGGATTGGACATTGGTCAGAGAATGAATGTGGAAGATGCCGTATCAAATTATTTGGGAATAAAGCGCTCCATTGCTCCGTTGCAAGACCTCTGTCAAGTCTTTCCTGAACATTTATTTCAAGAAAGTTCCCTCTCTCCCATGTGAACCACCATCCAGAATATCCCAAATCAACCAGATTACAATCATCTAGAACTTGTCTAAATGCCTCCATTCTTCTTTCCTCCCTAGGTAGTCCACCTTTCTTTTCGAATCCATATAATATCTCATTGAAATCCCCGCAAACCAGCCAAGGATAATCTCCCTGATTCCTCAATTGCCTCAACAAATTCCATGCTGCATTCCTGTCTTGTGAATAAGGAGAACCATAGAAACCTGTGAGTCTCCATATTTTTCCAACTTCTCCTTCCTCAACAAAAACATCAATATGTCGATTTGAAAAACTTCGAAGTGTAATGTTAACTTTTCCAAGCCACGACTGACTTAGTCCACCTTTCGATCCTATCGAGTCAACATCAATGCCAAACTGAAATCCACAGCTTCGTCGTactttttccattccatttttgtttaattttgtctCCATTAAGAAGACCACTTGGGGATGATGTTGCTTCAGCGAATGCCGAAGTCTTCGAACTGTTTGAGGATTTCCCAACACTCGGACATTCCAGCTTAAGAGTTTCATTGCGACCGGTCGGCTTGCCTCTTGGCAGCTGCCGATAACAAATGGTTAGCTTCAGCCCTTCTCCTATTCCTCCCTCCCACCTCCATACTTTCATCCATTTCCCCTCTAGCCCTCTTTTTCCCCTCCTCTCCTATAATCATCTCATTCTCGAAATCGTACTCCATCTCTTTGTTATTATTGCCAATTAACTTCCTTGAACTCCCTAACTCTAATTTAAGCCCGTTACCTTCCAGATTAAACCTTAGAATTGGATCAGGAATATTCTCAACTTTTCTTGCCTTCCTCCAATCTTCGTTGCTCCTGAATTCTTCTCTACTATTTCTGCCTATTAGTCCTCCCTCCTCCCTTAGCCATGCACTGCTCATTGCTTGGGCTCTCCTTGACTGTGCTTGCAAGGACAGGTCCCATCCCATCTCTTCTATTTCATACCCTGTTTGCATTTTTGCTTCGCAATAGGAATCATTATGTCCTAACCGACCACAGAAGAAGCAAAAAAGAGTTAATCTCTCATACTTAAATCGAACATAAGAACACTTATTCTTAAACTGAACCTGTTTTTTCCTTTTGAAAGGACTTCGGATATCAATGTGTACCCTGATCCGCATAtaattcatattttctttcccCAAACTAGAAACATCATACTCTTGGAAAATTCTAATAAAATTTCCTAATTGCCTGGCCAGGCTTTTAGAATAAAAACTAATGGGAACATCATGAACTTGTACCCAGAAAGGTGATGAAATTAATGGAATTCGGAGTGGGTCCTCTCCCcattgcaacttatgcaaaatcaGCAGATGGTTATTAAATGTCCAAGGGGACCCTTTTATAACTCTTTCCATATCCATAAtatgaaagaatttaaaaatatacctCTTTTCTCCTAGATCTCTGATTTGAACCCCCTTGATAGGATGCCATAAATTAGCCGTGGTACTTTTCATTGCAGGATAGTGGATGATACTGGCTGTAAGGAAAGAACCAACTAGGCTTAGTGCTTCTTCTTCAGTAACCAATTCTATTTCTCCTTCCGCTTGTAggatttcttcttcttcatcatcaagGGATAGAGCTGCAAAATCTGATTCCATGGGTGATGTACGTAAGGAATAGAAAGAGAAGATTATTCAAAACACTGGAGATCTCAGCCGTCAAATCAAGAAACTGTTGAAAAAACCTAGACTTGCTAGAAGGGCAGACAGAGCCGTGCTAGGGTAGCAGAccttaaaatatcatttttttaaaatacttaaaagataagaaattattattatattaaaaatttaaatttaaatctctaaaatgtttttaatttaaatagatTATATTTTTTGGTTAGAAGAATAAATCATAgataattaagggttaaattattatttggggATTGAACTTGGTAATTATTTTTACATTGGGATCTAAGTCTTTTTTTTGTCAAAGTTAGGTCCTTGACTTGTAATTGTTCTCATATTTGGGTCAAACTAAACAATTGTTTTCACATTGGGACTTGAACTTTTTTCtccaagttagtccctgaacttgacAAATTTTTGATAATGTATCATCAATTCCATGAACAATTGGttgatcaaaatataaataaaaagggtaaattacctagttggtcacccaacttttagggTGTTTTTATTTTGGTCGCCTAAAATGAAATCTTTGCAATTTTGCCACCCAACTTTTAGAGCGTTTTTATTTTAGTGACCAAAGTATTAAATCTCCAATGACGATTAACTATACACACGtatcatgtttacactttcattttggtcacacATTCTAGattgctttcattttggtcacataaaaaatatcttttttaagTGTTGGTTGGagtaaaaaaataatgattaaagtgaaaaagtgatagaAACTAAAATAGTACACAAAAATTGTCACTTTTTTCTTATTTATCCTAttactaaaaattctaagttttcttttttaatattgaaattttaaacttccaaacatcaaaataaattaaataaactgttgaaatttttttatctattaataATGTCAACCgatttattactataatattgaaataattaatttaatatctttctaaattttaaatttttattttatgtttctagATTATCCTTAACGAAATCAACTTAAATAATtcatacttaataattatttgcaaaacttaaatttcttttaatcaTATAATCTCAAATGTTCAATGGTAAGCtaaaagaaaaaggcaaaaaatccttgcaattaattaaattaattgcttTTTCTTTGTTTAGATAAATAAGTGATgaaaaaattatgagttttgtttcgcatggaagataaaattaattagttaaattaattgcaaggattttttttatttacttttagcTTAGCTTAGCATGCAAGATTCAAGATTATAAACTCAAAAGGAATTTGGGTTTCGTATAGGGGTGAGCGTTTAATCGACTCAagtcgaatcgaatgaaaaaatttcgagttaatcaagttggcgtgtcatattttatcatcctgactcattttgatttttttttcaaattgagtcAAGTGAAATAAACTTCaattcgagtcgaatcgagtgaaattattcgagttaaattacaaaattaaacatgtcaaattaaaatcttgttatagtataactaatttcatgttagagcacataaatttgaaaaaaaattaaagcaaaaaaaaGGATACTTTagtattgtaacagcccgttttcagtgaaatcggagtagtagtttcgggactacaaattcaagtctgaaataaaatttattttaatattattttatggtctaaattttgatagaaatatcgtatgaaaatttcgtacagaaattttactgatttcatgtttaattaggtggaaaggaccaaattgcataaaatgtaaaagttgagttctaatagctataagtatcaaatagctatggaattcaaagtttgaggtccttatatgacaaatagaccattaagaggagttagtagataagcatgatgattcatccatagaaaattaaataaagaaaatgatgaaattggaaagataaaaaaataaagatgataaatggattaaataatacaaatatcatcatttatcatcatctttcccaaataaatATATGGAAATACTAGCTATGAGAATTGAGCTAaagcaagcttatttggcttaattaggtatgaatttttgtctcatttttagtaatttttatatttccgatatcgtaatagcttaatctagctatctcggtgattaatttgtaaagttatcaaagtgttagggtttttccatggattaatatgcatgaattatgaatttttatggtaggaaatgaaaggttgttgatagataaacaacttttgttaaggaaattttgatgaattcatgatttcgggactaaattgaaaagatgtaaaatttattaaaaaattatgaattttgtgaaatatatgggctgctaatgttacatgtaaaaattagctaggcttggaatgaggattaaattgcataaatttcagtTTCCGAtcctagggacgaaatcaaaattaattaaaagtataggggaaaaacgataattttgcctaagatgtgaattggacagaattgagtatgaattgtattaaattgatgttaaactcATTCTTATAGATCCAGATAGATCAAATACGAAATTAGATCGTGGAAAAAAAAGTGTGATTAGTAGATTTTTGCACGCGAAtacttgtcaaggtaagttcgtgtaactaaattgtatatttatatttttgaattgaatgttgtgtatgtgaattgaattgtgtaattgacatgtataaaaattaataacatatcCGATAATGTCTGATGAGTATTAAATCTCATTTGGATaaatgaaattcaatggataTAGGGTTCTCGAATTCGTTgtggtcttgcatgtgttgcagacacaccacatctcgaaagagcgtcccgttattagctctcatgagtaTCCCGATGTTTAGCCCTCTCAAGCTTCTCgctatatggttcttgcgagcttcccgttaatagctctttggagcatcccgattggttgtaatcctacatgtgttgtggacacactgCAGCTCTTATGAGTGTCCTGATATATGGCTCCTCGGATCTTtccgattaatggctcttcagagctacccgttattggctcacatgagcttcctgattatggctcttacGAGCTTCTCGTTATACAGCCCAGgtaagcttcccgttacatgacttgtatgagcttcccgttatatggctcgagagagagcttcCTAATTATATGCTCTAATGAGCATTCCTGAATATTAATTAACGGATTACAGATTCGTACACTTCGTGTGTATTACCAGTATGTCCATCGATATTTCATATGGCTCAATGGGCAAAGTTCTGATATAAGTTAAGATAAGTTCTGAATGAATCATTATTTGTGTCTACCTAAAAATACTTGGAAATTGTTacaagatgagctcatcattgtttcttgatatttacaTGAAGTATATGAATAACATGTTTGATGAGGTTATATGTCATTAGCCTAATTGCCAAATTTCTTTAGATGAATTTtgcatgcttaccttaaatgtaaatgaatggtaagttaatttcccgttatacaaacttactaagtattaaatgcttactctattttattttccctgttttatagtaactTGGAAGCTTGCTAAGGTTGGAAGTTGACCGGAGATTGCATCAAACTATCCTTCGGCTCATTTCCGTATAAATAGCAAATtacttttggttataatgaccTGTATAGGTTAATTAGTCAATGTTGGCAAAaaaaatgttttggttgtaaataaccattggaatggcttgagatggacatgttttgatgtgtatatatatggccttaatgtgtttgatgtgttcttgaaatggttgaatgatgaaaaCCATATAGGCACATTGATAATTGATTTGAGATAGCATATTTGGTaaaacaaatatacatatatgtgtatttggtaagTATGGATACTTGAACATATGTGTTGATGTCTTAAATAAAacttggttttggcttgatttgaatgatttatatTGGCTGGTAAATGTTTTTaaagtgttaatgtaggtggaagacatattgggtgagaaaaatggtttagaaatggcctattttcatccacacgggtagagacacaggtgtgtgtctcagccgtgtgtgacacacggcctagcacatgggcgtgtgatctggccgtgtgtcccttgcatcttaaaaattgagaaacagaatgctcaaaattatccacacgggcgtgtagcttggccgtgtaacccctgcACCTTAtttatgcaagtcagtatgttcacacggcctagcacacaggcgtgtggcttggtcttgtgacccaagtcagtaaccaccctaatttggacacaggttgggacacagccatgtgtccctactttgaatgtccacacggcctggccacacgggtgtgtgtcccctgcatctagaaaaatttttgagattttaaaaaaattctttaagtacccgatttagtcccgacttgtttctaatgcatattttaggcctcgagggctcataaaagggacaatatgattggttttgaatagattctgatatgattgataaattatatgaaatgtctgttatacattttgtaaattttggtaatgctttgtaaccctatttcaacaATGAATatgagttagaggtgttacatttattggtatcagaactatAGTTTAGctaattctcagactaacgtagcttatacgagtctacctatacatgccattatataacctgtgatagtgtgatatcttttgaccattttaaaacatgtttttcatatagtaatgtcatctaACCTAGCTAAATTTGaagaagctgagagcaatgctcaagCTTCAGTACAAAGAGTAGCATCCAGTAGTAGAAGGCTCGTATCTGAGGGccgaggaggagaggctaaagaagccttcttccaaatgatgaatgaatggtttacagaATTTGTAAGAACAAATTCGGCAgtacaacaacctctaccccctccTGTCTCTCAACTGATTCCTGATATGCCACAAGGTACATAAAttgttagaactggtaagcctcttgtagataaaattcgtaaatatggggcagaagaatttagagctaccacTAAAGATAATCCGAAAAGGGCTGATTCCGGGTAGAAAACACTATAAgggttttggatgaattatcttgcacaccgGCTAAATGTCTAAAATATGTTGTATCCCTGTTAAAAGATTCagcttaccaatggtggaatacactGATTTCTGTTGTACCGAAAAAGAGGGTCGTATGagaatttttccaaactgagttcagaaaaaagtatatcagccagaggtttcttgataaaaaatggaaggaatttttaaaacttaaataggGTCGCATGACTATATCTGAGTATGAATGGGAATTTGTTCGGTTAAGCAAATATGCCAGAAAATGTATTCCAACTAAAACCGCAATGTGTAAGCGGTTTGAAGAAggtctgaatgaagatataaaattgttagttgggattcttgaattaaaagaatttgttgtacttgtTGATCGGGCATACAAAGCCGAAAAACttaataaagaaaagaaacaagctgagATGAAAGCCAAaacttcaagtaaaagatttacAGGGAAGTCACAACAGTCggtttcaaagaaatcaaagaaataccATGATTGTTTTACTACCTCTATAGGATACTCCAGTAGAGACAGAGGTACCCGATATTCCATTCTAagatctcaggctacatctgtagcaagtGTAGGTAGTGTTAAAAACACCAAATCCAGGTGCAAACActgtaataaattttattttggagaGTGCCGCATGAAAAGAAgatcttgttttagatgtggttcttttgaccactatCTAAGAGGCTGCCCGGAAAAGCTTGAAAAAGATACAGTCCAGACTTCAAGATCGAGCAATACAGCTACCAGAGGTAGACCACCTTGTAATCccagaaatgtgagtggtagtcggGGTATGACAAAAGATTCAACCATcaaatctgaggcacgagcaccaaccagaacatatgctattcgtgcacaaGAGGGTGCTTCAGCACCTGATGTGATtattggtactttttctcttcttgatactgatataATTGTTTTAATTGATATTGGTTTAatccattcatatatttgcacgaatctagtgaataataaaaatttacttgttgaatccactgaatttatggttaaaagtatcgaaccccctgggccagtatgtaatggtggataaaatttgcaaGAATAGTCCATTAATGATACGGGGTTTTTGTttctcggctgatttgatgttatttctatttgatgaatttgatgtgattctgggtgtGGATTGGTTAACTCAGTATGATActgtggtaaattgtaaacaaaatcatattgtattgaaatgtcagaatggtgaaatgcTTCGTATTGAATTAGATAAATTGGATAGGGTGTGTAATGTGATATCAGCCATATCAGCACAAAAATAtgtcagaaaagggtatgatgcttgccttgcttatgtgttggacactaaagtatctgagtcaaagattaaGTCAG from the Gossypium hirsutum isolate 1008001.06 chromosome D09, Gossypium_hirsutum_v2.1, whole genome shotgun sequence genome contains:
- the LOC121220755 gene encoding uncharacterized protein; the encoded protein is MKLLSWNVRVLGNPQTVRRLRHSLKQHHPQVVFLMETKLNKNGMEKVRRSCGFQFGIDVDSIGSKGGLSQSWLGKVNITLRSFSNRHIDVFVEEGEVGKIWRLTGFYGSPYSQDRNAAWNLLRQLRNQGDYPWLVCGDFNEILYGFEKKGGLPREERRMEAFRQVLDDCNLVDLGYSGWWFTWERGNFLEINVQERLDRGLATEQWSALFPNNLIRHLPHSFSDQCPILLDTAYKNGEAVKRKFKFEAWWVLEETFFSETKRIWENSTGDLVNKLEILKKKLEKWGARIQSKNENRGFDFKTARIT